CTCTTTTGCACATCGCCCGGGCGTGCGCCGCCAAACCAATCGGCATTCTCATACCGCCAGTTGCCAAAATACGTCTGCCATTGCGTATAGTTCAAATGGTCAAGATAACCAACGTCGTGGTTGCCCGGTAAGATGCCATTTGGCAAACCAGCCTCGTCAATAATGCGTTGCGCTTGGTGCACCATCGTCCATTCGTTAGGAAACGCCTGGCGGTCAACCACATCGCCAGTATGCACCATATAGGCAATGTCGCCTTGCGCGTACAATTCGGCGGCAAAATTGGCGACAGCAAAGTAATTCTCAGCTAAGTACCAGTAGCGCGAATAATGCTGCGTATCGGTCAACCACAGGAAAGTGTCCGAGCCGTTACCCACCATGATCAACTCGGCTTTGGCGGCAATGCGACCTTCCAAAGAGGTGTAAATCCCCGCGTCAACGATCACGCTCGTTTCGAGGCTCGACGCGTCGCGCATAATCTCATCCCATTCTTCGGTATTCGGATTGAACACCGAGAAACGAATACGCTCACCCAGCAATGTTTCGCCAATATAATTAAGCGCAACAAAACCTGTTGCCCCAACGCCCACATCGACATAAAATACATGTGCCGGCACATCGGTTGATGATTGTGTCGTCAAATTGCTGTTATGAAAATAAAGACTTTGCAAATCATCACCTGACATCGGGACCCATGTGCCGTCAGAATCACTTATATCAACAATAAAGCCATTCACGGGCAACGGTTGCGCCGTATAGAATTCGACATCCAATGACCCGCCGCCCGGCGAATGCGGCCGCAAGAAAACATCAGCTTGACTGCCGGTTAACAGCGATGTCAAATCGCTCGCAGCGGGGATAATGTCCGCCAATCGCGGCGCATTGTCAACGATGAAGAACACTGTCTCAACCATCACACCGTTGCGCCAAATGGTCAAATTGTTGATGCCGTCATCTAACGTTGTTGTATCAAGATTGTGTGTCCGGCCGCGGCTGCCGCCGCGTGACTGGCTCGACCCCCACACTGTACCGCCGGTCAACGGCATACCGTTGACGCGCAGTTCCATCGTAGTAATAGGCAACGGCGAAGGCGCCGACAAGCCCGGGCCACCGTCAGCCACTAGGTCAATTTGATGCACCCCGCGCAGCACTTGTCCGTGATATATATTGATGTGATGAACAGCACCGGCGTATTCAGTCGCCGCTTGACCAAAGCCTTCGCCTGCATTGGTGTGGAATGGGCGGTTGGCCAAGTGCTCTCCGTCATTAAACGTCGGCACAGGGGCTAACACCGGCAGCGCATATGTATTACTGTCACCAGCTTTACGAGCCGCCGCAATATAAATTTCATTAAATGTCACGGCACGATAGCGATCCGTAATCGCCGTCAGCGTAATGCTGTTGATTTGCAGTGTACCATTGGTGTTAAATACCCTCGAAAAGTTACTCAATGGAATCTGCACCGTCATCGAGCCATGTGCGTCAGCACGCCACGGCTGACCGCCCTGCGTTTGATTGGATGGCCGAATGGCATTGAATATATGATCCATATTGATATTTCCGCTGCTGGTGTTCAATGTCAAATTCCACGCGCCACGCACAGCATTCTCGTCAACCTCAACATCAATAAACAGATACAGTCCTGTCGGGTTAAACGCCGCCCACCCAAGAGGTGTCGATGTGGCGCTCACCCATGAGATGTTGTTCCACGCCGCACGATTTACCTGACGGTTGACAATGGTCACGGCGCCATTGACGCGATCTACGGCAACGTCAAAACGTCCCGGGCCGCTCAAATCCCAATCGAAAGTATCACCCACGCCCTCAAAGTCTTGCCATACACCCATGTTTGCGAAGGCGTCAAGCAAAATTCCGTCACCGGCACTCGCCGGCACAACCGGCAAAGTCAGCGACAGCAACATGATAAGGCTAAGAATCAAACTTACGCGTCGTTTCGTGTGTTTCATGGTATTCCCTCCTATTTTATGCGCAGATATGTTGCGCCAATTATAACAAAACACGGTTGAAAAGTCAACCGTGTTTTGTTGCTGTAAAAATATCGGAACATTACGCTTGCGCCACAACCAGTCTCTTATAGCGCGATTCTTTGAGCAGCGTTTTCAGTATTATCAACAACGCCATCGCAACAACAACAATTAAGATAGCAACCAGCCAATTGCTCATAATCCAGTCAACAAAAGCGCCTAAGTGCGGTATTTCGGCAACACTTAACCCCACAACATTGGACACGGCAACAACCAGTTGGCTACCGCCCTCCCCCTGCGCGTCAAGCGTAAATTCTAGCGCAGAGCCGTCCTCGCCTCGGGTCACACCCGTCACGCGATGAACGGCCTGTACATTAGGGTCAACCGCTTCGCCCGGCGCAGTTGGTGGTCGGTAGGCGACAATACTGCCATCTCTTACAGTTTGCGCTTGTTGCGGTGTCGTCAATGCCCGCAAAACAATCAAATTGCCCTGCCTAAGTCCCGCATCTATTGCTCCGTCAACAAGCGACGGCTCGGCCGACTCAGTCATGACATTGAAACGATACCCAAACAGCACCATCGTCGGATTGTTTGCCATAACAGCCAGCGCACCGACAAATACCGCTGTCAACATAACAGCATAGAATAGGGTCGTCGAAATAATCCGCACCACTTTACGCATAACACTGCGGGATAGTGAGGACGATTCAACAAACATATCAAGCTCTTTTTCAATACGGTCGGATTGCCCGTTATCTTGCGCCTCAGTTTCCTGCGGCTGATATGAAAAACCAAAATCATGTTCCGCCGCAGAAGCGTTGACCTCCTGCGGCACGGTCGCTTGCTGTGAATGCGGCGTATACTGTTCCCACGGTACAGCAACCGTCTGCCCTGCGGTGTCATCGACAGGCAGTTGCACTGGCGTTGGTTGATTGCCCGCTTCAAACAGCGATAATTGCGCCACTTCCGGCAGATGTGGATATTGCACACTCTCCACCGCCGGGAATTCCTGTGCAAGCGGCGAACGGCCGAAATCAAATTGCTGCCCGACTGTTGCCTGTGAGGCATCCGGCTGTGGATTCTGAGGAGGTTGCGGTGGCATTTTCGGCAACGCAGAACGCCCCTGCGGCAGAGGGGGGTGTTGCGGCAATGGCTGCTGAGGCACTTGCGGGATTTGTTGCTGCACTTGCGGCGCAACTGTCCCTGACGAACGCTGTGCATATTGCTGCGGAGCAGCCGACACTGATGGCACAGGCTGTACCGGCGGCGCTTGCCTGGGTTCTGCCGGCTGCGAGAAATGCGGCAACGGCATCTGCGATGCTTGTCCCGGCTGTTGCGGAACGGCCGCCGCCTGAGGACGCGGCGCGGCATAGCCGCGCGGTTGCACGACTTGAGGCGTTTGGCCAAACTGCTGCGGATTCACCTGCGGGGCAACGGGTGCCTGCGGCGGTGCTTTCGGAGCGGGAAATTGGCGTTGCGGCGGATTGCTCATCATTCCCACCCTCCTCTCTAGATTTTCTTGCCCCCATTATAGCCTTTATTTTAATTATTGTCAACCACTTTTTCATGCCTTCGTCACTTTATTTGTCGAGGGCACGCACAGTGTTCTTACTCCCTCAAACGTCCGTTTCGGCTCTGCATTTCCAAATACAACGCCGGTAATACTGTCACCATCAATACCATCGGCACGAGTCGGGCAAACATATTTGCCAAAACAGCGTAATTGTATGTATACAGTATGTCACGATCAACCCGCCCAAGAAACATAATCGCCCAAAACAACAACGTGATAATAATAATCAATCCGCCGCGCAGCATCGAAAACGAAACATCATTGATTTGTAATTTTTTCATATCAGCACCTCTTCGTATTAAATGTTCACGGTTTCATGATAGCAAAGACAGCAACGATTTTCAATGCAAAATATTTTCCATCTGGACATTCTGTAACAAATATGATATGCTAAGTTTTAATTGCGAGGTGAAATGTATGCCGACTCGGCGCGTTGGAATATTGCTGTTGTCATCTATGCTGGCACTATTGATATTATTTTTGCTGACAACGATCGGCGCGAAGCGCGCCGGCGAGCAAATCTCTTTTTCGCTATCCGGCGGGCAACGAGCCGCTGGCGATGTTATTGAGATCGTCAATATACCGCCATACAGCATCGTTCGTTACACGCTCGACGGATCGCGCGTTACAGCTGATTCAGCCATCTACAGCCAACCCTTTATCTTGCCTGACACCGCCGATGTCCGAGGCGATGCCACCATCATTCGGGCACAGCGGTTCGCCTATAACAGCCCTATCGGCGACGAAATTGTCACTACCTTCTTCACCGGCAACGCACTGGACGGGCTGACGATGCCGGTCGTGTCGTTGGTCGTTGACCCGTTTGATCTGTACGATTATTACCACGGCATTTTTACTGAAGGCTACCACAAAACACGTTGGGTCGCAGAAAACCCCGGATTGCCCTTCAACTGGATGTCAGAGGCCAACTTCACACAAAGCGGCAGCGACTGGGAACGCGATGTGCATATCGAACTCTTTGACATTGACTTCACCCTTATGAGCGCCCAAACCGGCGGCATCCGCATTGCCGGCAACGCTACGCGCCATCACCCGAACAAATCCTTCCGTCTGCGCGAACGCGGCAACAGCGGGCCAATTTATTTCCCTGTATTCCAAGATTTACACGATCACCGCGAACAGCCGCTGGCACAATTCACCAGTTTTACGCTCCGCAACGCCGGTAACGACAACGGCTTTTGCTATATTCGTGACGCACTGGGCACACAACTCGGCGGCCAAGTCGGGCTTGCTTCCGGCGCATACCGCCCCGTCGTCGTCTATCTCAACGGGCAGTATTATGGCATTCTCAATGCCCGCGAACACGTCAGCAGCCGCTCGTTTTTGCGCGCACATTTCGGCGTGTCAAACGCCACCATTTTGACCACTAATATCGACGACCCTACGCTGCACACAGGGCGACAAAGCGACCTCCATGATTTCCTTGCGCTGTTGCAATGGGTCGAACGCACCGACTTTACCCGTAACGCCGCTGTTTCTGAGCTTGATCGTATGCTTTGCGTCGACAATTTTGCCCGATATTTTGCCATACAAATCATCACCGGCAACATCGACTGGCCACACAACAATGTCATCATCTGGCGCGGCCTCGGCAGCGGCACCGCTTACGGCGACGGCCGCTGGCGCTTTGCCTTGCACGATTTAGATGTGGCGTTTGGGCAACAGATTCCCTTTTCGTGGCACGATATGCTGCACCATACTCTCCCCCGCTCTGTTATTTTTCGACAACTACTAACGAACGAACAATGGAAAGGCAACTTCATTGCACTGGTTGAAGAACTGTTGGCAACAACTTTCCACCCCGATCATGTCATCGCGCTGGCAAACGAAATGCGCCTGGGCTTGGTGCCGGAACTGCCGCACTTTTTTGCCAGCCGCGAACGTTCACACGCCGCCAACGACATACATTGGGCAGCGCTGTACGACTTTATTGTCAAACAGCCGGACTATCTGGCACGTGTTTTTAATTACCACTTGGGTGTAACACTGCGTACACCATGGATGCCCGCGCCGCCGCTGCCGGTGCGAGACAGCTACCCCTTCCCGCACAACAGCATCGTCCTCGGCGGTGTGCTGGTTGACGGACAGACACAAGTCATAGACGGCGTGCTTTCAGTATGGGATAACGGCCTATGGGTGCCTGTCAGCGCATTTGCCGAGGCACGAGATTTGCTCTACTTCATTCACATACCAACTGACAGCGTGATCTTTTCACCACGTTTTTTGGATGCGCCAAGATAGAGCAACTTATCTCTTGAACGTGGAGGTATGACAAAATCATCAAGCTCAAAGGAGAATCTTCATGAAACACCTCTCCCATCTCGTCAACGCCCCTCCTGCCCTGCACTACGAAAAGGTCGAAACTGAAAGTTTCCTCTTTGTCAACGGTCCCGAGCCCATTGAAGACTACCATCTCGCCGACAAAACAAATAAGTCCATTTACAGCGGCATTTTCGGCGGCACAGCTACATTGTACTACGAACACAACAACGAAACAGGCCATGGGCTGTACTACGGTTTCCATTTCCACAATCGCGGCACAACACCTGTCACACTGACGTTACTCAACAACGGCGCGTCAGTCGGTTGGACAACAAACTGCGAAACGTGGCGGCGTTACTATGAGTTCAGTGGCAGCGGCATGGCATATACCATCGCGCCAAATGCAAGCATGTGGCTTTTCTTCACCAAAGCGGCAAGCGATAGCGATACGCCCTCCTGCGACGGCGAAGTGCGCGGCGGCGCGCGGTCGCATACCACAACATTCGACGCCGAGGCTTGTTTAATTCCGCCCACAACATTCGACGGCGTGTGGAAAGCTCATACTGACGGCCTTTTAGAACTGCGCGTCCTCACCTTTGCTACGCCCGATTTGGATAGTTTTGATCCCTTGGCAACTGAATGCATCGACAGCCAAACACATGAAGGCAACACAGGCTGGTCAGCCTACGCCGGCGCACTGAAATGTCACATGCTGTGGCGTGTTGACGACACAACGCCCAATGGCAATCTGCCCGTAACCGTCAACGGCAAAGTATTCGACAATTGGACGACCTGTTCTACCGACCAACAATCCAACGTCCTGCTGACCGACAACATCCCATTGACCATCTATTATAAAGGCGAGCCATATACGCTGACACACGACAACATTGACCCGCGCACCGGCGCCATCTGGTCGTGGGCCAACTGGGGTATTTTATATCAAAACGAGTACATCATCCGCAACAACGGTAGCCGCTCCCGCACGATAAAATTCTACATGAAGTCCACAGCCACAGCCAACCGCTACATGGGTACATACTCACCCCTGAACGGCGGTTTCAAGGCTTTCCCTTTCTCCGACATCAACAACTGGCTAAACGGCGACCAAGTCGTTATTCAAACAACAGTTCAGCCGGACGAAACAGCTATAATCCCCTTTGAATACGTGCTCGGCGGCCAATCCTTCGGCGGCGTAGGCATGTATGCGGTGGTGGGCGACTAGGCATACTACCCTTGAGGTGATACCATGGCAAAGCAAGGCATGCGCCGCCCCAACCCCAAAGAACCGCATGGCACAGAATCCAACAAAAAAATGCGCGACCCCAAGAATAACGCATCACTGGTACCGGAGATCAAAGGCAAGAAAAAATAAACAAGTGGCAGAGAATTTGCTTTCTCTGCCACTTGTTTTGGCCATTATCTATAGAATGTTGATCGTCCGCACCATTGCTATCACCATCATCTGCGTTTGGAACCGCATCTGCGGCGAGAACAAATACTGCCCTGGCACCGAACTCGTATTGCTCATAATTCTGGGACTTTGGTGATATAAGAAATACACTGAGCCGCGCGCCCAGCTGGCAATGGTATCTTGGAACGGCAGATCAGCTTGTGAAATAACGCCGTTGGCTGGCACTTCGCCGCCAAACAACGTAATCAATCTA
This is a stretch of genomic DNA from Oscillospiraceae bacterium. It encodes these proteins:
- a CDS encoding CotH kinase family protein gives rise to the protein MPTRRVGILLLSSMLALLILFLLTTIGAKRAGEQISFSLSGGQRAAGDVIEIVNIPPYSIVRYTLDGSRVTADSAIYSQPFILPDTADVRGDATIIRAQRFAYNSPIGDEIVTTFFTGNALDGLTMPVVSLVVDPFDLYDYYHGIFTEGYHKTRWVAENPGLPFNWMSEANFTQSGSDWERDVHIELFDIDFTLMSAQTGGIRIAGNATRHHPNKSFRLRERGNSGPIYFPVFQDLHDHREQPLAQFTSFTLRNAGNDNGFCYIRDALGTQLGGQVGLASGAYRPVVVYLNGQYYGILNAREHVSSRSFLRAHFGVSNATILTTNIDDPTLHTGRQSDLHDFLALLQWVERTDFTRNAAVSELDRMLCVDNFARYFAIQIITGNIDWPHNNVIIWRGLGSGTAYGDGRWRFALHDLDVAFGQQIPFSWHDMLHHTLPRSVIFRQLLTNEQWKGNFIALVEELLATTFHPDHVIALANEMRLGLVPELPHFFASRERSHAANDIHWAALYDFIVKQPDYLARVFNYHLGVTLRTPWMPAPPLPVRDSYPFPHNSIVLGGVLVDGQTQVIDGVLSVWDNGLWVPVSAFAEARDLLYFIHIPTDSVIFSPRFLDAPR